The proteins below come from a single Papaver somniferum cultivar HN1 chromosome 11, ASM357369v1, whole genome shotgun sequence genomic window:
- the LOC113322567 gene encoding inositol polyphosphate multikinase beta-like, with product MLKAPDHQVAGHQAHAGKLGPLVDDSGRFYKPLQSDERGTKEAAFYSSFSSNSKIPTPIRRFFPTYHGTQLLEASDGSGMHLHLVLQDIVSNRLDPSVMDIKMGSRTWYPQASEDYIMKCLKKDRESTSVPLGFRISGLQTYESEKLGYWKPDKKVVQDFTLEDVKLTLKRFVSSNPSSNAEPDCALASLIYGGSDGILAQLLELKAWFEDQTMYQFYSCSVLMVYEKAGVGEEGLRSRSGAEVKLVDFAHVVDGEGVIDHNFLGGLCSLIKFVSDILVSSTNRSKAEGDLKEQPENIANDVKA from the coding sequence ATGCTCAAGGCCCCTGATCATCAGGTTGCAGGCCATCAAGCTCATGCTGGAAAGCTTGGGCCACTCGTAGATGATTCTGGTCGCTTCTACAAGCCCCTCCAAAGTGACGAGCGCGGCACCAAAGAGGCTGCCTTCTATTCCTCATTCTCTTCCAATAGCAAAATCCCGACTCCTATTCGTCGATTTTTTCCTACTTACCACGGAACCCAACTTCTAGAAGCTTCAGATGGATCTGGTATGCACCTTCACCTTGTTTTGCAAGACATTGTCTCAAATCGCCTGGACCCATCTGTCATGGATATCAAGATGGGGTCCAGAACTTGGTATCCCCAAGCTTCAGAAGACTACATCATGAAATGCCTTAAGAAAGATAGAGAATCAACAAGCGTCCCCTTGGGTTTCAGGATATCGGGTTTACAGACCTATGAAAGTGAAAAGCTTGGTTACTGGAAACCTGATAAGAAGGTCGTCCAAGATTTTACGTTAGAGGATGTTAAGTTGACTTTAAAGAGGTTTGTCTCTTCCAACCCGTCTTCAAATGCAGAACCTGATTGTGCACTTGCATCATTAATCTATGGTGGGTCGGATGGGATTCTGGCACAATTGTTGGAGCTGAAAGCATGGTTTGAGGATCAGACAATGTACCAGTTCTACTCTTGTTCCGTTCTTATGGTGTATGAGAAGGCGGGGGTGGGAGAGGAAGGGTTGCGCTCCCGCTCAGGTGCTGAAGTTAAGCTTGTTGATTTTGCTCATGTCGTGGATGGCGAAGGTGTCATTGACCATAATTTCTTGGGTGGGCTCTGTTCTTTGATAAAATTTGTGTCAGATATACTAGTTTCTTCTACTAACAGGTCTAAAGCTGAAGGTGATCTAAAGGAACAGCCTGAGAATATTGCAAATGATGTGAAAGCATAG
- the LOC113322565 gene encoding DEAD-box ATP-dependent RNA helicase 41-like isoform X1 has protein sequence MEDKHEVNDHKTLSPVTHSGEATVSDAVSVVKEKCWDQREALPGEPCCVICGRYGEYICDETDDDICSIECKSTLLGRLSNAQKREKLPHQVRIPVVDECVYVRDNDDDILKAPSLSDNEVEVLRNKLEIQVKGASVPPPILSFSSCNLPQKVQKNLEAAGYEVPTPIQMQAIPIALTGRNLLVSAATGSGKTASFLVPIVSRCSKFRLANPTSQRKPLAMVLAPTRELCVQVEEQAKVLGNGLPFKTALVVGGEPMAGQIYRIHHGVELIVGTPGRLIDLLTKHNVELDEVSILALDEVDCMLERGFRDQVMQVFLALSQPQILMYSATVPREVENIGSLLAKDLVFVTAGKDNGTNKSVKQIAIWVESKHKKRKLFEILMSQQHFKPPVVVFVGSRLGADLLSEAITVTTGIKALPFHGEKPMKERRNTLRLFLTGEVSIIVATGVLGRGVDLLKVRQVIVFDMPNSIKEYIHQIGRASRLGEEGTAFLFLNEEDKNLFQDLVGMLKSSGAVIPWELANSRYKNISYTTRGEQNKRKCGS, from the exons ATGGAAGACAAACATGAGGTTAATGACCACAAAACTTTGTCGCCAGTAACTCACAGTGGTGAAGCCACAG TGTCTGATGCAGTGAGTGTAGTGAAGGAAAAGTGTTGGGATCAGAGAGAAGCCTTACCAGGGGAACCTTGTTGTGTTATTTGTGGTCGCTATGGTGAGTATATCTGCGATGAAACAGATGACGATATTTGCAGCATTGAGTGTAAGTCAACCCTGCTTGGTAGGCTCTCCAATGCCCAAAAGCGAGAAAAACTCCCACATCAAGTAAGAATACCTGTTGTTGATGAATGCGTTTACGTtagggataatgatgatgatATATTAAAAGCTCCTTCATTAAGCGACAATGAGGTGGAAGTGCTTCGGAACAAACTTGAGATACAAGTCAAGGGTGCGAGTGTTCCTCCCCCTATTTTGTCATTTTCTTCTTGCAATCTTCCTCAGAAGGTCCAGAAAAATCTAGAAGCTGCAGGATATGAAGTTCCTACACCTATCCAAATGCAAGCCATCCCTATTGCTTTAACTGGCCGAAATTTACTTGTTTCAGCTGCTACAGGCTCTGGTAAAACAGCCTCCTTTTTGGTTCCCATAGTTTCTCGTTGCTCAAAATTTCGCCTTGCGAACCCCACCAGCCAGAGGAAACCTTTGGCAATGGTTTTAGCACCAACTAGAGAGCTGTGTGTGCAGGTAGAGGAACAAGCTAAGGTGCTTGGAAACGGTTTACCCTTTAAAACTGCTCTTGTAGTTGGTGGTGAGCCAATGGCTGGACAAATCTACCGCATTCATCATGGGGTGGAATTGATTGTTGGAACTCCTGGTAGGCTCATTGATCTTTTAACCAAGCACAATGTCGAATTGGATGAAGTTTCTATCTTGGCATTGGATGAGGTAGATTGCATGCTTGAGAGAGGCTTTCGGGatcaggttatgcaggtttttcTAGCTCTTTCTCAGCCTCAGATTTTAATGTACTCGGCGACAGTTCCTCGAGAGGTGGAGAACATCGGTAGTTTGTTAGCTAAGGATTTGGTATTTGTCACTGCTGGAAAGGATAATGGGACAAACAAGTCTGTGAAGCAAATAGCTATCTGGGTGGAGTCGAAGCATAAGAAACggaaactctttgagatactaaTGAGCCAGCAGCATTTCAAACCACCTGTTGTGGTATTTGTGGGTTCAAGACTAGGAGCTGATCTTCTCTCGGAAGCAATCACGGTCACCACTGGGATAAAAGCTCTACCATTTCATGGGGAGAAGCCCATGAAGGAACGGAGGAACACGCTAAGGTTGTTTTTGACTGGGGAGGTTTCTATCATCGTAGCTACTGGTGTTTTAGGACGGGGAGTAGATCTTTTGAAAGTGAGACAAGTAATTGTATTTGACATGCCGAACTCGATTAAAGAGTACATTCACCAGATTGGAAGAGCTTCTAGATTGGGAGAGGAAGGGACAGCGTTTCTCTTTCTAAATGAGGAAGACAAGAATCTGTTCCAGGATTTGGTTGGAATGCTGAAATCATCAGGAGCTGTTATTCCTTGGGAGCTTGCTAATTCACGGTATAAGAATATTTCTTATACCACTCGTGGGGAGCAAAACAAGAGGAAGTGTGGTTCTTAA
- the LOC113322565 gene encoding DEAD-box ATP-dependent RNA helicase 41-like isoform X2 encodes MEDKHEVNDHKTLSPVTHSGEATVSVVKEKCWDQREALPGEPCCVICGRYGEYICDETDDDICSIECKSTLLGRLSNAQKREKLPHQVRIPVVDECVYVRDNDDDILKAPSLSDNEVEVLRNKLEIQVKGASVPPPILSFSSCNLPQKVQKNLEAAGYEVPTPIQMQAIPIALTGRNLLVSAATGSGKTASFLVPIVSRCSKFRLANPTSQRKPLAMVLAPTRELCVQVEEQAKVLGNGLPFKTALVVGGEPMAGQIYRIHHGVELIVGTPGRLIDLLTKHNVELDEVSILALDEVDCMLERGFRDQVMQVFLALSQPQILMYSATVPREVENIGSLLAKDLVFVTAGKDNGTNKSVKQIAIWVESKHKKRKLFEILMSQQHFKPPVVVFVGSRLGADLLSEAITVTTGIKALPFHGEKPMKERRNTLRLFLTGEVSIIVATGVLGRGVDLLKVRQVIVFDMPNSIKEYIHQIGRASRLGEEGTAFLFLNEEDKNLFQDLVGMLKSSGAVIPWELANSRYKNISYTTRGEQNKRKCGS; translated from the exons ATGGAAGACAAACATGAGGTTAATGACCACAAAACTTTGTCGCCAGTAACTCACAGTGGTGAAGCCACAG TGAGTGTAGTGAAGGAAAAGTGTTGGGATCAGAGAGAAGCCTTACCAGGGGAACCTTGTTGTGTTATTTGTGGTCGCTATGGTGAGTATATCTGCGATGAAACAGATGACGATATTTGCAGCATTGAGTGTAAGTCAACCCTGCTTGGTAGGCTCTCCAATGCCCAAAAGCGAGAAAAACTCCCACATCAAGTAAGAATACCTGTTGTTGATGAATGCGTTTACGTtagggataatgatgatgatATATTAAAAGCTCCTTCATTAAGCGACAATGAGGTGGAAGTGCTTCGGAACAAACTTGAGATACAAGTCAAGGGTGCGAGTGTTCCTCCCCCTATTTTGTCATTTTCTTCTTGCAATCTTCCTCAGAAGGTCCAGAAAAATCTAGAAGCTGCAGGATATGAAGTTCCTACACCTATCCAAATGCAAGCCATCCCTATTGCTTTAACTGGCCGAAATTTACTTGTTTCAGCTGCTACAGGCTCTGGTAAAACAGCCTCCTTTTTGGTTCCCATAGTTTCTCGTTGCTCAAAATTTCGCCTTGCGAACCCCACCAGCCAGAGGAAACCTTTGGCAATGGTTTTAGCACCAACTAGAGAGCTGTGTGTGCAGGTAGAGGAACAAGCTAAGGTGCTTGGAAACGGTTTACCCTTTAAAACTGCTCTTGTAGTTGGTGGTGAGCCAATGGCTGGACAAATCTACCGCATTCATCATGGGGTGGAATTGATTGTTGGAACTCCTGGTAGGCTCATTGATCTTTTAACCAAGCACAATGTCGAATTGGATGAAGTTTCTATCTTGGCATTGGATGAGGTAGATTGCATGCTTGAGAGAGGCTTTCGGGatcaggttatgcaggtttttcTAGCTCTTTCTCAGCCTCAGATTTTAATGTACTCGGCGACAGTTCCTCGAGAGGTGGAGAACATCGGTAGTTTGTTAGCTAAGGATTTGGTATTTGTCACTGCTGGAAAGGATAATGGGACAAACAAGTCTGTGAAGCAAATAGCTATCTGGGTGGAGTCGAAGCATAAGAAACggaaactctttgagatactaaTGAGCCAGCAGCATTTCAAACCACCTGTTGTGGTATTTGTGGGTTCAAGACTAGGAGCTGATCTTCTCTCGGAAGCAATCACGGTCACCACTGGGATAAAAGCTCTACCATTTCATGGGGAGAAGCCCATGAAGGAACGGAGGAACACGCTAAGGTTGTTTTTGACTGGGGAGGTTTCTATCATCGTAGCTACTGGTGTTTTAGGACGGGGAGTAGATCTTTTGAAAGTGAGACAAGTAATTGTATTTGACATGCCGAACTCGATTAAAGAGTACATTCACCAGATTGGAAGAGCTTCTAGATTGGGAGAGGAAGGGACAGCGTTTCTCTTTCTAAATGAGGAAGACAAGAATCTGTTCCAGGATTTGGTTGGAATGCTGAAATCATCAGGAGCTGTTATTCCTTGGGAGCTTGCTAATTCACGGTATAAGAATATTTCTTATACCACTCGTGGGGAGCAAAACAAGAGGAAGTGTGGTTCTTAA